One window of Mesorhizobium sp. WSM4904 genomic DNA carries:
- the nuoI gene encoding NADH-quinone oxidoreductase subunit NuoI: MSALAQAAKALLLKDFVSAFFLSMRQFVAPKETINYPHEKGPLSPRFRGEHALRRYPNGEERCIACKLCEAICPAQAITIEAGPRRNDGTRRTVRYDIDMVKCIYCGYCQEACPVDAIVEGPNFEFATETREELYYNKEKLLANGDRWERELARNIALDAPYR; encoded by the coding sequence ATGTCCGCTCTGGCCCAAGCCGCAAAGGCGCTTCTGCTGAAGGATTTCGTCAGCGCCTTCTTCCTGTCGATGCGCCAGTTCGTGGCGCCGAAGGAAACGATCAACTATCCGCACGAGAAGGGGCCGCTGAGCCCACGCTTCCGCGGCGAGCATGCGCTGCGCCGCTATCCTAACGGCGAGGAACGCTGCATTGCCTGCAAGCTCTGCGAAGCGATCTGCCCGGCGCAGGCGATCACCATCGAGGCCGGCCCGCGCCGCAACGACGGCACGCGCCGCACGGTGCGCTACGACATCGACATGGTGAAATGCATCTATTGCGGTTATTGCCAGGAAGCCTGCCCGGTCGACGCCATCGTCGAGGGGCCGAATTTTGAATTCGCGACCGAGACGCGCGAGGAGCTTTACTACAACAAGGAAAAGCTGCTCGCGAACGGCGATCGCTGGGAGCGGGAATTGGCGCGCAACATCGCGCTGGACGCGCCCTATCGCTGA
- the nuoK gene encoding NADH-quinone oxidoreductase subunit NuoK, with amino-acid sequence MVVGIAHYLTVSAILFTLGVFGIFLNRRNIIVILMSIELILLAVNINFVAFSAALHDLVGQVFALFVLTVAAAEAAIGLAILVVFFRNRGSIAVEDVNQMKG; translated from the coding sequence ATGGTCGTCGGCATCGCGCATTATCTGACGGTTTCGGCGATCCTGTTCACGCTCGGCGTGTTCGGCATCTTCTTGAACCGCCGCAACATCATCGTCATCCTCATGTCGATCGAGCTGATCCTGCTCGCGGTCAACATCAACTTCGTCGCCTTCTCGGCGGCGCTGCATGACCTCGTCGGACAGGTCTTCGCCCTGTTCGTGCTGACGGTGGCCGCGGCCGAGGCCGCGATCGGACTTGCCATCCTTGTCGTCTTCTTCCGCAACCGCGGCTCGATCGCGGTCGAAGACGTGAACCAGATGAAGGGTTGA
- the nuoG gene encoding NADH-quinone oxidoreductase subunit NuoG has product MAKLKVDGKEITVPDHYTLLQAAEDAGAEVPRFCFHERLSIAGNCRMCLIEVKGGPPKPQASCAMGVRDLRPGPNGEPPEIFTNTPMVKKAREGVMEFLLINHPLDCPICDQGGECDLQDQAMAFGVDSSRYHENKRAVEDKYIGPLVKTVMNRCIHCTRCVRFTTEVAGISELGLIGRGEDAEITTYLEQAMTSELQGNVIDLCPVGALTSKPFAFQARPWELTKTESIDVMDAVGSAIRVDSRGREVMRILPRVNEAVNEEWISDKTRFIWDGLRTQRLDRPYVRKDGKLAPASWAEAFAAIKDEVSKTAPERIGAIAGDLAAVEEIYALKLLMAALSSKNIDCRQDGAALDPSLGRASYIFNPTIEGIEQADAVLIVGANPRFEASVLNARIRKRWRVGNLPVGVIGEIGDTRYDYELIGAGPESLKDLADGNGKFFEVLKNATHPLIIIGQGALARSDGAAVLGQAARLATAVNAVTADWNGFAVLHNAAARVGGLDVGFVPGEGGKNVAGMLGETDLLFLLGADEIDMAKTGGAFVVYIGTHGDAGAHRANVILPAAAYTEKSGTYVNTEGRVQQTNRAGFAPGEAREDWAILRALSDVLGKKLPFDSLAQLRAKLYGEHPHLARVDQVLAGSAEDIARAAKLGGRLNKGTFTSPVKDFYLTNPIARASAVMAECSALAKSGFKQAAE; this is encoded by the coding sequence ATGGCAAAGCTCAAGGTCGACGGGAAAGAGATCACGGTACCCGACCACTACACGCTGCTGCAGGCGGCCGAGGACGCCGGCGCGGAAGTGCCGCGCTTCTGCTTCCACGAGCGGCTGTCGATCGCCGGCAATTGCCGCATGTGCCTGATCGAGGTGAAGGGCGGCCCGCCCAAGCCGCAGGCCTCCTGCGCCATGGGCGTGCGCGACCTGCGCCCCGGTCCGAATGGCGAGCCGCCGGAGATCTTCACCAACACGCCGATGGTCAAGAAGGCCCGCGAAGGCGTGATGGAGTTCCTGCTGATCAACCATCCGCTGGATTGCCCGATCTGCGACCAGGGCGGCGAGTGCGACCTGCAGGACCAGGCGATGGCTTTCGGCGTCGATTCCTCGCGCTATCACGAGAACAAGCGCGCGGTGGAAGACAAGTATATCGGCCCGCTGGTCAAGACGGTGATGAACCGCTGCATCCATTGCACGCGCTGCGTCCGCTTCACCACCGAGGTCGCCGGCATTTCCGAGCTCGGCCTGATTGGCCGCGGCGAGGATGCCGAGATCACCACCTATCTCGAACAGGCGATGACGTCGGAATTGCAGGGCAACGTCATCGACCTCTGCCCGGTCGGCGCACTGACCTCCAAGCCGTTCGCCTTCCAGGCGCGGCCGTGGGAACTGACCAAGACGGAATCGATCGACGTCATGGATGCCGTCGGCTCGGCGATCCGCGTCGATTCCAGAGGCCGTGAAGTGATGCGCATCCTGCCGCGCGTCAACGAGGCGGTGAACGAGGAGTGGATCTCCGACAAGACCCGTTTCATCTGGGACGGCCTGCGCACGCAGCGCCTCGATCGCCCCTATGTGCGTAAGGATGGCAAGCTCGCCCCGGCAAGCTGGGCGGAAGCTTTCGCGGCGATCAAGGACGAGGTGTCGAAGACCGCACCCGAGCGCATCGGCGCCATTGCCGGCGACCTCGCCGCGGTCGAGGAGATCTATGCGCTCAAGCTTCTGATGGCGGCGCTCAGCTCCAAGAACATCGACTGCCGCCAGGACGGCGCTGCGCTCGATCCGTCGCTCGGCCGCGCCAGCTACATCTTCAATCCGACCATCGAAGGCATCGAGCAGGCCGATGCGGTGCTGATCGTCGGCGCCAATCCGCGCTTCGAGGCCTCGGTGCTCAACGCCCGTATCCGCAAGCGCTGGCGCGTCGGCAACCTGCCGGTCGGCGTCATCGGCGAGATCGGCGACACGCGCTATGACTACGAGCTCATCGGCGCCGGGCCGGAGTCCTTGAAGGACCTGGCCGACGGCAACGGCAAGTTCTTCGAGGTGCTGAAGAATGCAACTCATCCGCTGATCATCATCGGCCAGGGCGCCTTGGCGCGCTCGGACGGCGCGGCGGTGCTCGGCCAGGCGGCAAGGCTGGCGACGGCCGTCAATGCCGTCACGGCCGATTGGAACGGCTTTGCGGTGCTGCACAACGCTGCGGCCCGAGTCGGCGGGCTCGACGTCGGCTTCGTGCCGGGCGAGGGCGGCAAGAATGTCGCCGGCATGCTGGGCGAAACGGATCTCCTGTTCCTGCTTGGCGCCGACGAGATCGACATGGCCAAGACCGGCGGCGCCTTCGTCGTCTATATCGGCACGCATGGCGATGCCGGCGCGCACCGCGCCAACGTCATCCTGCCGGCTGCCGCCTACACCGAAAAGTCCGGCACCTACGTCAACACGGAAGGCCGCGTGCAGCAGACCAACCGCGCCGGCTTCGCCCCGGGCGAAGCGCGCGAGGACTGGGCGATTCTCAGGGCGCTGTCGGATGTGCTCGGCAAGAAACTGCCGTTCGATTCGCTGGCGCAGCTGCGTGCCAAGCTCTACGGCGAACATCCGCATCTCGCCCGCGTCGATCAGGTTCTGGCCGGCAGCGCCGAAGACATCGCCAGGGCGGCGAAGCTCGGCGGACGCCTGAACAAGGGCACTTTCACCTCGCCGGTGAAGGATTTCTATCTGACCAACCCGATCGCGCGGGCCTCGGCCGTGATGGCTGAATGTTCGGCGCTGGCCAAGAGCGGCTTCAAGCAGGCGGCGGAATAA
- the nuoH gene encoding NADH-quinone oxidoreductase subunit NuoH encodes MDTFFSFYVLPALLILLKSVVLIVVLLIFVAYVLYADRKIWAAVQLRRGPNVVGPWGTLQAFADLLKFVFKEPVIPSGANKGVFLLAPLVSAVLAISAWAVIPVSQGWAIANINVGVLYVFAISSLEVYGVIMGGWASNSKYPFLGALRSAAQMVSYEVSIGFVIVTVLLTVGSLNLSDIVLSQQDGLGTRLGLPNTFLDWHWLSLFPMFIVFFISALAETNRPPFDLVEAESELVAGHMVEYSSTPFLLFFLGEYVAVVLMCALATILFLGGWLPPFDFAPFTWVPGLIWFVLKVCLVFFMFSMVKAFVPRYRYDQLMRLGWKVFLPISLFMVVATAAFLKITGFA; translated from the coding sequence ATGGATACCTTCTTCTCTTTCTACGTGCTGCCTGCGCTGCTGATCCTGTTGAAGTCGGTGGTGCTGATCGTCGTTCTTTTGATCTTCGTGGCCTATGTACTTTACGCCGACCGCAAGATCTGGGCAGCCGTGCAGCTGCGCCGCGGCCCGAACGTCGTCGGCCCCTGGGGCACGCTGCAGGCCTTCGCCGACCTGTTGAAGTTCGTGTTCAAGGAGCCGGTGATCCCGTCCGGTGCCAACAAGGGCGTTTTCCTGCTGGCGCCGCTGGTCTCGGCGGTGCTCGCAATCTCGGCCTGGGCCGTCATTCCGGTCAGTCAGGGCTGGGCGATCGCCAACATCAATGTTGGCGTCCTCTATGTCTTCGCCATCTCCTCGCTCGAGGTCTATGGCGTGATCATGGGCGGCTGGGCGTCCAATTCGAAATATCCGTTCCTCGGCGCGCTGCGCTCGGCCGCGCAGATGGTGTCCTACGAAGTCTCGATCGGCTTCGTCATCGTTACGGTGCTGCTTACCGTCGGTTCGCTCAACCTCTCCGACATCGTGCTCTCGCAGCAAGACGGCCTCGGCACCAGGCTCGGCCTGCCCAACACGTTCCTCGACTGGCACTGGCTGTCGCTGTTCCCGATGTTCATCGTGTTCTTCATCTCGGCGCTGGCGGAGACGAACCGTCCGCCTTTCGATCTCGTCGAGGCGGAATCGGAACTGGTTGCCGGCCATATGGTTGAATATTCGTCGACGCCGTTCCTGCTCTTCTTCCTGGGCGAGTACGTCGCCGTCGTGCTGATGTGCGCGTTGGCTACCATCCTCTTCCTTGGCGGCTGGCTGCCACCGTTCGATTTCGCGCCTTTCACCTGGGTGCCGGGCTTGATCTGGTTCGTGCTCAAGGTCTGCCTGGTATTCTTCATGTTCTCGATGGTGAAGGCGTTCGTGCCGCGCTACCGCTACGACCAGCTGATGCGACTGGGCTGGAAGGTCTTCCTGCCGATTTCGCTCTTCATGGTCGTCGCCACTGCGGCCTTCCTCAAGATCACGGGGTTTGCGTGA
- a CDS encoding NADH-quinone oxidoreductase subunit J, translating to MLSGLEAVFFYLFAFIAVASAFMVISSRNPVHSVLFLILTFFNAAGLFLLTGAEFLALILLVVYVGAVMVLFLFVVMMLDVDFAEMKQGALQYAPIGALVGLILAAELIVVLGGYSFAPQLASTVAKQTPDLAARSNTAALGDILYTDYLYYFQIAGLVLLVAMIGAIVLTLRHKEGVKRQSIAAQVGRTPATGMEIRKVKSGEGI from the coding sequence ATGCTGAGTGGATTAGAGGCGGTCTTTTTCTACCTCTTCGCCTTTATTGCCGTGGCGTCGGCCTTCATGGTCATCTCGTCGCGCAACCCCGTGCATTCGGTGCTGTTCCTCATCCTCACCTTCTTCAATGCCGCCGGGCTGTTCCTGCTGACCGGCGCCGAGTTCCTGGCCCTGATCCTGCTCGTGGTTTATGTCGGCGCGGTGATGGTGCTGTTCCTGTTCGTCGTCATGATGCTCGATGTCGACTTCGCCGAGATGAAGCAGGGCGCACTGCAATACGCGCCGATCGGCGCGCTGGTGGGGCTTATCCTGGCGGCTGAGCTGATCGTCGTGCTAGGCGGCTACAGCTTCGCGCCGCAGCTCGCCTCCACGGTCGCGAAGCAGACGCCGGATCTCGCCGCACGCTCGAATACGGCCGCGCTCGGCGACATCCTCTATACGGACTACCTTTATTACTTCCAGATCGCCGGCCTCGTGCTCCTGGTCGCCATGATCGGCGCCATCGTCCTGACGCTGCGCCACAAGGAAGGCGTCAAGCGGCAGTCGATCGCCGCCCAGGTCGGCCGCACGCCGGCCACGGGCATGGAAATCCGCAAGGTCAAGTCGGGCGAGGGTATCTGA